A region of Silurus meridionalis isolate SWU-2019-XX chromosome 13, ASM1480568v1, whole genome shotgun sequence DNA encodes the following proteins:
- the LOC124395889 gene encoding extracellular calcium-sensing receptor-like, translating to MSCSKPNTIQAIIGQTASSPSIAMSVTVGPLDIPVVVNELKKLHFTTTNGEDVYFDENGDPAARYELLNWQQSKDGKAVFVKVGFYDDSLQIHNQLSFNNISITWAHNKSQVPVSVCSPSCLPGTRKAVQKGRPICCFDCIPCAEGEISNISDSITCISCPPELWSNDKKTACILKLVEFLSFQEIMGIILVSFSLLGVSLTIFIAVIFFKHKDTPIVRANNSELSFLLLFSLTLCFLCSITFIGQPSAWSCMLRHTAFGITFVLCISCVLGKTVVVLMAFRATLPGSNVMKWFGPLQQRLSVLAFTLVQVIICILWLTISPPFPYKNMKYYKEKIILECNVGSAIGFWAVLGYIGLLALLCFILAFLARKLPDNFNEAKFITFSILIFCAVWITFIPAYVSSPGKFTVAVEIFAILTSSFGLLFCIFVPKCYIIILEPEKNTKKQMMGKAPAK from the exons ATGTCTTGCTCCAAACCTAATACAATTCAAGCAATCATTGGACAAACAGCCTCCAGCCCATCAATTGCCATGTCTGTGACTGTTGGACCTTTAGACATACCTGTG GTAGTGAATGAGTTAAAGAAGCTTCATTTCACCACTACAAATGGAGAGGATGTATACTTTGATGAAAATGGAGACCCTGCAGCAAGGTATGAACTGCTGAATTGGCAACAAAGCAAAGATGGTAAAGCAGTGTTTGTTAAAGTGGGCTTCTATGATGACTCTCTGCAAATACACAATCAGTTATCATTTAACAACATTAGTATAACCTGGGCCCACAACAAATCACAG gtGCCAGTCTCTGTGTGTAGTCCCAGTTGCCTCCCAGGCACCAGGAAGGCTGTACAGAAAGGAAGGCCAATCTGCTGCTTTGACTGTATACCATGTGCAGAGGGGGAAATCAGTAATATATCAG ATTCAATAACTTGCATCAGTTGCCCACCTGaactgtggtctaatgacaAGAAAACTGCTTGTATCTTAAAGTTGGTGGAATTTCTGTCATTTCAAGAAATAATGGGAATCATCCTTgtatcattttctttgttagGAGTTTCACTTACCATCTTTATTGCTGTAATCTTCTTTAAACACAAGGACACACCAATTGTTAGAGCAAATAATTCTGAACTGAGCTTCTTGCTCCTGTTCTCTCTGACTTTGTGTTTCCTTTGTTCGATAACATTCATTGGTCAGCCTTCTGCATGGTCCTGTATGCTGCGCCACACAGCTTTTGGAATCACATTTGTCCTCTGTATTTCCTGTGTTCTGGGGAAAACTGTAGTCGTGTTAATGGCCTTCAGAGCTACACTTCCTGGTAGTAATGTCATGAAATGGTTTGGGCCTCTACAGCAGAGACTCAGTGTACTTGCCTTCACTCTTGTACAGGTCATCATTTGTATACTTTGGTTAACAATATCTCCTCCCTTTCCCTATAAAAATATGAAGTATTACAAGGAAAAGATCATATTAGAGTGTAATGTAGGTTCAGCTATAGGTTTCTGGGCTGTGCTGGGTTATATAGGACTTCTGgctcttttgtgttttattttggcttttctgGCACGGAAGCTACCTGACAATTTCAATGAAGCAAAATTCATCACATTCAGTATACTCATATTCTGTGCAGTGTGGATCACCTTTATTCCAGCTTATGTCAGCTCTCCTGGAAAATTCACTGTagctgtggagatttttgccattttaacATCAAGCTTTGGATTATTATTCTGCATATTTGTTCCAAAGTGTTATATAATCATACTGGAACCAGAGAAAAACACTAAAAAGCAAATGATGGGTAAAGCACCTGctaaatga